GGTCCACGTCGAGGTGGCCACCGTCGTCGCCCTGCCGCTCGTACCGGACTTCCTGCGCCAGGCCGTGCCGGCGGAGGTGCCGATCGCCGCCGGGCATCTCGTGATGATGCCGGAGTTCCGGGAGGTGCCGTGAGCTGGCGTACGGCCGCACGGCGGGGGGGCGACGTCGACCGCCCCGGCCATCGCATCGCCACGGGGACGAGCGACGAGAAAGGCCGGATCCTGCTGCTCACCCTGGCGTTCGGTGCGCTCGTGCTCACGCTCGTGCTGGTGGTCGCGAGCGCCTCCGCGGTGCACATCGAGCGCAAACGCCTGCTGGCGCTCGCGGACACGGTCGCCGCGGACGCGGCCGACGCCGTCGACGAGGCTGCGTACTACCAAGGCCTGCTCGGCGGTGAGGCAGCGGGTGCGACCCGGGTGCCGCTCACCACCGCCACGGTCCGGGCGGCCGTGCGTGACCACCTGCTCGCGCCGGCCTCCGGCGCGGCGAACTTCGAGGCCCTGCGGGTGGCAGAACCCACCGGCACCCCCGACGGCGTGACCGCGGAGGTCACGCTCGTCGCGCTGGCGCGGCCGCCCCTGGTCCCGTGGCCGATCGTGCCGTGGAGCGAGGGCATCACCCTGCGGGTGACCTCGACGGCCCGGGCCGGCTGAGGTTCCGCATGCTGGTGTGCGGCCCGACGCACACCACGGCCTGCGCGTCCCACAGCAGCTGAGGTCTTCACGCCCGGTCCAGCCGCGCTCACGCGACGGTCACGCGCCGATGACGCACCGGTAACGGGCCGCAGCGCACGATCCTCGGGGGTGGACCGCGATGACGCTCGCGAGGGCCGGAATTCCTGTCGGGCGGGCACTGCTCGCGGCGGCACTCGCCCTGGCGGTCGCCTCGTGCAGCGTGCCGGGCGGCGACAGCCCGCAGCCGGGTCTGGACACGTCAGCGGCCGGCGAGACCGCTACGTCAGAGGACGGCACTCCCACCGAGGGCTCGACTGCGACCCAAACGCCGCCCGGCAACGACACAGACGGGCCAGCGCCCCAGACCGGCGGCCGGAACGTGCTGGCCTGGATCGCGGACCTCGGCGCCGGGGCGCCCCCCGGCCCAGAGGGCGAAGGCGCCTCGTACCTCGCGCTCTCCGAGCTGCGGTGCGGCGAAGCGCTGAGCCTGGCGGGCACCAGGTCGGCGGTCAAGGCCGCGGCGACGGCCTGTCTGGCCGCCCAGACGGGCAGTGCCCAGCTGTGGGAGAGCGCGGTGGCGCAACGCGCCGCCCTCGCCGACGGCAGTGAGGGCTGCCTGGACGTCGGTGTCCTGGGTGCTCTCGATCGGCTCCTCGCGGCGTATGCGGCGAGTCCCGGGAGCCAGATCGTTCTTCGGCCCGATGCCGGCGAGGGCCGCCCGCCGTGCCCCACCGACATCACGATCTCCCCGACGAGTGGACCGGCCGGGACGCCGGTGACCATCACCGGCGACCACTTGGAGTTTGTGACCACCGTGATCGTGGACCTCGGCGGCGGCAACGTGCAGCAGGACTTCGTCGAGCTGGGCCAGAGGCAGGTCACCGTCACCATGCCGGCCCCCAGCGGTGCGGCGACGGCCGAGGTTCTCGTCGGCGTGGACCCCAACGAGTGGCAGCTCGGCCGGGCGACCTTCACATTCGAGCCCGGCGCCGGGGACGGCGGTGACACCGGTGACGGCACCGATCCGGGCGACGGCGGGGACCCCGGAGACGGCACCGATCCGGGCGACGGCGGGGACCCCGGAGACGGCACCGATCCGGGCGACGGCGGGGACCCCGGAGACGGCACCGATCCGGGCGGTCCGGAAGCCACGAGTGGCGGGGACGGCGAAGCGGACAGTGGCGCGGGCTGATGGGACAGAGCGCGACGCCCCTTCCCCGGGGGCCGGGACGCCACGTGGTCACCCGTCGACGGCGGACCCCGTGGGATCCGGTCACGCGGGAACCACTGCAGATCCGCCCTCGGTTCCACCCGCCGCAGGCACGCCACCGGCTCGTGAGCAGCGGATCTCGGAGGTCCTCAAGGTCGTCACCCAGCTGGCCTCCTTGGTCGCCCTCGTCACGGCGCTGCTGGTGTACTTCGGCTGGCGCCGCACGGCGGAGATGGCGGAGCGGTTCGGCGCCGACGCGAGCATCTTCGGCCTGTCCAGCCAGGACTACGTGCTGCGCAGCGTCGACATCGTGCTGCTGCCCGCCGTCGCGCTCCTGCTGCTCGCCCTGCTCGGACTGTGGGCCCATGGGCGGCTGGTGACCCGTCCGCGCACCGCGCGAAGGGTCGTCGCCGTCCTGCGGTTCAGCTGGTTGGTCCCGCTCGTGGTCGGTGTGCCGCAGCTCGTCTGGCGCGAGCCGGTGGGCGTGTTCTGGTTGCCGTTCTGGTTCGCCATCGCGGTGTTCGGCACCTGGTACGCCCAGGCGCTAGGCGCCCGCATTCACGGGCGCACACAGGCGATGCCGTTGGTCGCCGTCGTCGTGCTCACCGCGCTGGCGGCCGTCGCGATGTTCTGGATGACCGAGCGCGTCGCATGGGCCGTGGGTGGCGCGCGCGCCGAGGACATCAAGGACGACGTCGACCGCACGCTCGCGGCCGTCACCCTCTACAGCGACCAGCGCCTGGACCTCGCCGGTGCCGACCTCACGGAGTCGGTGCTGGCGGACGCCGAGGCCGCGCACCGGTTCCGGTACGACGGTCTGTTCCTCCTCGACCAGTCCGGCGGCAAGCACTTCCTCCTCACCGGGGACTGGTCACCAGGGCACGGCCGGCTGATCGTGCTCCCCGACAACTCCAGCGTTCGTCTCGAGTTCGGACCGGGCCGGTAGCGGCGCCCAACCGCCGGCCACCGCCGCCGGACGGGCACCTCACGGCGACCGGACGAGCCCGACGCCCCGGTCGGCGACGTCGACGTCCGGCGCGAGCGCGGACAGGTCGGCGGTGGCGAGCAGCCGGGACACCACCACGGTGGCCATCGGTGGCAGGGGCGACGCCATGATCTCCTCCCACCACAGCGCCGTGACCCCGGCCACGTGCGGGGTGGCCATGGAGGTGCCGTTCAGGCTGACCAGCCCGCCGCCGGCCTTTGCCGAGACGACGCCGACGCCCGGCGCGGCGACCTGCGGAAAGGTGTTGGAGAAGGGCGCGATGGTCAGCCCGGCCGGAGACTGGCCGAGCGCCCCGGTGGAGATCACGCCCTCGGCGGCCGCGGGGATGGAGACACCGATCTCGAACGCGGGGTCGACGCGGCGTTTGCTCTCGTTGCCCGCCGCGGCGACGACGACCGTCCCCCCGCCGAAGGCCGCCTGGCCTCGAAAGAGCTGCATGAGCGCGTCGAAGACCCGAAGGTTGGCCCGATAGGCCTCCAGTGCGGAGGACGTCGCGAGCTCGACGGGCCAACCTTGGGTGGTCAGCTGCTTGACCAGTCCGGGGAAGTCGAAGCCGAGCGACATGGAGATGACCTGGGCGCCCTGCTGGACCGCCCACTGCATGCCGCGGAAGAGCATGTCCGACTCGCCGCCGCCGTCGTCGCCGAGCACCTTGCCGATCAGGGCGCTGGTCACGCCGCGGGCGACCCCGATGCGGGTGCCGTCCACGTCCCGTCCCAGCACGGTGCCTGCGCAGTGGGTGCCGTGCCCCTGCCGGTCACCGGTGCCCGAGCCGGAGAAGTCCTCCTCCACCAGGGTCACGCCGGCGAAGGCGGCATGGGTGGCGTCGATGCCGGTGTCGAGCACCGCCACGACGGTGCCCGCGCCGGTGCGCGCCGAGACGTCCGCGCCCACCGCGGTCACGCCCCAGGTGGCGCCGGCCGCCTCGGCGCCGCCTGGGTCGCCGCCCGCCGGGGCGCCGGCACCGCCGTCGCCGCCCGCCTCGTCGTCGCCGACGGGCCGCACCAGCGCGGTGGGCATCACCGGCGCCACCGCCCGGACCTCGGGGTCGCGGGCGACGTCGCGGACCTCGCGTTTGTCCAGCTCGACCACGTCGACCCGCGGCTCGGGCGGGACGTCGAGAACGTCGAGCGGGGCGGCCTCCCCGCCGAACGGCTCTTGGGTGCGGGCCCGGCTCAGGTCCCGCAGAACGGTGTAGCTGCGTTCCATCACGCCTCCTCGAGTACCCGGGCCAGCACGTCTGGGTGGTCCGTCATGATGCCGTCGACGCCCCAGGCCAGCAGGCGCCGCATGTCGTCCTCGTCGTCGATGGTCCACACGTCCACGCGCAACCCCGCCGCATGGGCCTGGCGGATCAGGCTCGGCGTGACGATCCGGAAGCCCTTGTACGCGTCCGGCGGCTGCAGGGCCTGGAACGGGGCCCGGTAGAGGCGGGCCAGGCGCACCTTGCTCAGGAGCCAGAACTGGACGAACTCCGCGACCGCCGCCGCCGTCGCCACCGAGCCACCGGAGGCGGCGCGGAAACGCTTGATGGAGGCGCCGTCGTCGGTGACGACGAGCGTGCGGGCCTGCCCGCCGGCCGTCTCAATGACGCGCCAGACCGCCTCCTCGGTCCCCGGCCGGGTGGGCTTGAGCTCGATGTTGATGTTCCGGTCCGGGAACTCCCGGTAGAAGGCCTCAAGGGTGGCGATGGTGACCCCGCGGCCGCGCCACGGGAAGGTCGCGCCGCCGTCGGGCGTGAAGCGGTAGCCGGCGTCGAGCCGCTGCAGCTCGGCGAAGGTCTTGCGGGCCACCGGGCCGGTGCCGTCGGTGGTGCGGTCGACGGTTTCGTCGTGGATCACCACGACGACGCCGTCCGCGCTGGTGTGCGCGTCGAGCTCGAGGACCGCCTCCCGGCCGGCCAGCGCCTCGTGGAAGCCCTCCAGGGTGTTCTCGGGCACGATCTTCCGCCCGCCCCGGTGCGCGAAGTTCACCGGCCAGCCCGACGGCGTGGGGGCCCGTGCGGACCGCGCGCCGGAAGCCTGCGCCGCCGAACGGCGCGCCAGCACCGTGCCGACCACCCCGGCGAGCAGGCCGAGCGCGAAGGGTGCCGCGCCCAGCTTGAGGTGCCAGATGTTGTCCGCGACGACGGCGCCCGGGCCCTGCTGCTTGATGATCGCGTTGCTCACGGCATCTCCTTCGGCGGTGGCCGGTGGTCGGGAACGGCAGCGGGCACGGCAAGCAGCGCCCGGGAAGAGGTGTGGGCGAGGAGCGCCCGACCGTCGGGGGGCACGGCCACCTCCCGCCCGGCGATCTCGGGCCCGACCACCGCGGCGCGCAGTGCGTCCTCCTCGCCGAGGCGGTAGACCAGCTCGCTCACGGCCGTGGCCGGCAGCGCGTCGACATCGGCAGGGGAGACCCCCAGGAGCCGTGCCACGCCGGTGCGCACCTGGTCGCGGTCGAGGTCGGCGAGCACCGCCTGAAGGCGCCCGACGGCGTCCCCGGCCGAGCCGGCCCAGGCCACCTCCGGCTCGACGAGCGGCGGCAGACCCGCTTCCAGCAGAGCGGCAGCGTCGACGATGCCCACCCCGTAGTTGCCGGCCACCGGCCATGTGTCCCAGCCGGGCGGCACCCGGTGCCCGTGGCTGCGCAGCAGGGCGAGGAACGCCGCCTGCACGTGGGCGCGCCCGTACCGGGCCACGATCGCCTCGTGCCCGTGGTGCGCGATCCACAGGGCGGCCACCCCGGCCAGGCACGCGACCGCGTAGGAGGTCCCGCTGGCGCGCCGCTCCAGATAGGTCGGCGACCCGGAGGTGCGGTCCACCGCCGCCACCCACACGCTCTCGCCCGGGGCGCTGATGTCCACCAGCGGCCCGTGGGAGGACCCCTCCCAGGGGCGGCTGTCCGCGTTCGTCGCCGCCACGGCGAGGCATTCCGGGTACGACGCCGGCGCCACCACCACCCCCACCTTGTTGCCGGCCGCCGCCATCACCACCATCCCGCCCGCCACCGCGGCCCGGATGGCCTCCTGCAGGCCGAAGAACCCCCGCCCGCCCAGCGACATCGAGATCACCTGGCAGCCGCGGCGCCGGGCCTCCTCCACCGCGCGGGCGACGTCGCCGTCGAGCACCTGCACCACGCTGCGCACCGCGCGCACGGGCACTACCGTGCACAGCGGCGCCACGCCCAGGATGGTCCGTGTCTCGCGGCTGCCGATCACGCTCGAGGACGCCGTGCCGTGCCCAGGCGTGGTGAACGGCAGGTACCACGGGCGCTCGAGCGGGTCGCGCGCGTCGTCGTCGCCGGCGATGGCGTCCCAGTCCTTGGTGAGGTCGTACATGCCGGCGACCTCGGGATGGTCGGTGTAGCCGGTGTCGATCGAGGCGACCACCGCGCCGTCGCCCCGGCTGCGCCCGTCGGCCGGCGGCGCCAGCGCCCAGGCGTCCCGGGCGCGGACGGCGTCCACCGCCCACGTCGGCGGCTCCGAGCCCGGCAGGTGCGCCGCCGAGTCGGTGAAGGACTCCTCACCCGAGGCCGAGAGCGACCCCGCCGCCGTCCACGACTCGGGCCCGAACGCGCTCGACGGCACGTCCGGCTCGACGTCGGCGCCGGTCACGGCCGCGAGCCGGGCGGCGAGGTCGTAGGCGGTGCGGGAGGCGTCGTAGGCGGTCAGCGCGGGCACCGCGCCCGAGACCACCCAGTACGCCGCGAGGGGCCCGGCGCCGTCGGTGAGCGGCTCGACCCGCCACGGCCGGCCCGCCTCGTCAAGCGTGCCCAACGCCCGGGTGGTCAGGGTCCGGACGGCCGCCGCGTCGGGGCCGGGGATGGGGATGGCGCCGGCGGCCCGGTCGGCGCCGAGGCGCACGAGCAGCCGCACCGTGGTGACCGAGGGGTCCTCGGGCGGCATGTCCACCCCCGTGGGTCGAGCGCACCGCGACGCCCGGAGAGCGCGCCACGGCGCCCGGAGCGTAGCCGCCCCGGCGTGACCGGCGCGTGACCAGGGCGTCACCGGCGGCCGCGCCGGCGGGCGTGCTCGAGATCTGGCTCGAACCGGTCGTCGGGCGGTTACGCGACCGGCGTCGTCGACCAGCGGTGCGCGGTCCGCTCCAGCCGGCGGCCGGCGGGCCGGGACGAGCCCGGCTGGCGCGGCCGACGGCGGAACTGACCCGGGCGGGCGTGCGCGAGGTGACCCGAACCGGCGGAGCGTCGCGTCGCCAGCGCCGTCCACCGCTCGCGCTCGGCCACGAGACGGGCTCGCCCGGCGCGGGCGAGCTCACGCTGCCGCTGCGCCCCGGCGGAGAGCCGGCGCGCGAGGAAGGCCCGCTTCATCGCCAGCACGGCCATCACGCCGATGCCAACCCAGATGACGTTGACGACCGCGGAGGGCAGCGCCCCGTTCGCCAGCGCACTGACGCTCAGCAACGCTGCGCCGGTCATGTTGAGGACCTGGTAGCGCACCGTGTCGGTCGCCAGGCGCTGCCGGGTCACCATGATGTACGTCACCAGGGAGACAAGGGCGCCCGCCCATCCGAGGACGGCGATAGCAGTTGCGGCCAGGTCATTCACGTAACGAATCCTGACGGGTTCCGGGGTGAAGATCAATCGAACGATTCCTGATGAGGTATACAGTTCTGCTTCATGGACATCGACCCACGCAGGCTTGGTTTTCTGTTGGCCGTCAGCAGGTCTGGAGGTGTCCTGGCCGCGGCGGACTCGTTACGTCTGAGTGCTTCTGCCGTGTCTCAGCAAATTGCGCGTCTGGAGTCCGAGGCGGGTGTGAAGGTGCTCGACCGGCAGCCCACCGGGGCCACCCTCACCGCGGCGGGTCGGCTGCTGGCCGAGACGGCCGAACGCATCGAGAGCGAGGTGGGGGAGGCCCGCCGGGCGCTTGCGGCTCTCGAGGGCGACATCTCCGGCGTCGTGGTGGTCGGCGCCTTCCAGACGGCGATCCGCGCGGTGCTGGTGCCGCTCCTCGCCGAGCTCGAGCAGACGCTGCCCGGCGTGGACCTCTTCGTGCACGAGCTGGCCGAGGAGCACGGACGCCGGGCCCTGCGGCGCGGCGAGCTGGACCTGCTGGTCATCGAGCACGACCTCACCGCCCCGACCGCCGCGCCCCAGGGCACCCGGGACGTCCCGTTCCTCGACGAGCCGTGGATGATCGCGCTGCCGGCGAGCGATCCCACGCCGAGCTCGTTGCTGGACCTGGCGGGGGCCACGTGGCTCGCCCCCGAGCCGGGGGGTGCGTCGGACCGAGCGCTGCGCCGGCTGGCCACCGAGCTGTCGTTCACGCCCCGCACCGCGCACCGCTACCAGGACTTCGACGTGTCGCTCGCCATGGTCGCCGCCGGGCTGGGTGTGGCGCTCGTGCCGCAGCTGGCGCTGCGCCGGCAGCTGCCCGAGAACGTCCAGTGGGTGGGGCTGCCCGGGCTCGGCAACCGGCACCTGTTCATCCGCCACCGCGCCACCCGCACCGAGCCGCGGGCGGCCACGCTCGCGGTGCTCGAGCAGATGATCCAGGTCGCGGCCAACCTCGAGCCGTTCTGAGCCACCGGGCGACGGCGTCCGGGGTCACCCGGCGTCGAACCGGGCGTGGACCAGCGCGTCGACCGTGATCTCCGCAGGCCGCAGGTCCAGGCCGGGGGCAGCCTCCATCGCGAACGCCGCCATCCGCACCTCCTTCTCGCGCGGGACGGGCGGGCCGCCGTCGGCGAGGAGCCCGGGGTCGGCGACCGCCGTCACCCGCACGTCCGCCAGGCCCACCGCGGCCGCGTAGACGCCGGCCTTGTGCACCGCCGCGGCGACGGCGCCCCGGCGGGCCTCCTCGGTGACCGCGGCCCGGGTCTGCTCGGTCAGGTCCCAGGTGACGCCCTCGACCGTCACGCCGTCGACGAGCGAGACCTCGGTGAGCCAGGCGGACAGCGCCGTGACGTCCGCGAACGTGGCGCTGGCACCGGCGGCGGCGTGGAACACGACCGGGAGCTGTGTGCCCTCCTGGTTCCAGGGACGTTCGCCCCAGACGCGGAGCTGGTCGCTCGACCACTCCGTCACAGGGCCGTCCGCGGGGTCGTGCCGCGCGGAGAGCCCCTCGCCGATCTCGGCGTGCAGCCGCGCGCAGCGCTCCACGACGTCCTCCCGGGACGGTCCCTCGAACCCCAGCGAGAGCCGCACGGTCCCGCGCTCGGCGGCCCGGCGCACCTCGAACTCCCCGGTCACGGCGATCGTGGTCGGCATAGCTCCTCCTCGGGTGGGTCGTCCTCGACGGGCCGGGGCGTCGGCGTCGACATGGACAGGAGCGTAGGCACCACGGCGCCGGCCCGTGCGCCGTTGTCCTCGCGGCGGCGGCGGAGGACCATCGGAGGCAGGCGTAGGAGGCGCACGTGAGCACGACCGCTGGCACAACCCGGGCCGGGCGCCCGATCAACCGGGCCGGCCTCGTGGCCGCGCTCGCCCTCGGCGCGGGAGTCGCCGTCGCCGTGGGTGTCTACGCCGGTGTCCACACTCCGGCGGAGCGCCCGCTCTTCACCCTCGGCTTCTCGGGCATGCTGCAGATGAAGGCGTGGCTGACCACCGCGGCGGCCGTCCTGCTGGTGGTCCAGCTCGTCACCGCGCTCGGGATGTGGGGCCGCCTGCCGGGCGCGCGCCGAAGCCGCGCCGCCCTGGCGCTCACGCACCGCTACAGCGGCACGGCCGCGTTCGTGCTGACCCTGCCGGTGGCAGTGCACTGCCTGTGGTCGCTCGGGTTCGCGGCCACCAGCCCACGCGTCGTGGTGCACGGCCTTGCCGGCTCCCTGTTCTACGGTGCCTTCGCGACCAAGATGCTCGGCCTACGGCTGCGCCGCCTGCCCGGCTGGACGCTCCCCGTGCTCGGCGGGACCGTGCTGGCGCTGCTCGTGCTGCTCTGGCTCACCTCCGCGCTGTGGTTCTTCACCCGGCCCGGCGTCCCGAGGACGTAGCGATGCCCGTCCCGCCCCTGACCCGCCGCTCCGCGCTGCGCGGCCTGGTCCTCGCCGCGGCCGCGGGCGTCGCCGGCTTCGTCGTGGCGCGCCGCAGCGGGGCGGGCGAGCCGCTGGCCCCGGGCGCGCGGGCCAACGCGTACGGGCCCGAGCCGGCCACACCCGGCCGGCTCCTCGTCCCGGTCGCGGACGTCCCGGCGGGCGGGGGGGTGGTGCTGAGCGGTCCACGGGTCGTAGTCACGCGCGACGGCGACATCCACGCCTTCTCCGCCGTGTGCACCCACCAGGGCTGCACCGTCGCCACCGTGGCCGACGGCGTGATCACCTGCCCGTGCCACGGCAGCCGGTTCGACGCCGCCACCGGCGCGGTGGTCGGTGGGCCGGCGACCCGTCCGCTGCCCGTCGTCCCGGTCGAGATCCGCGACGGCGACGTCGTCGCCACATGAAGGAGGCACCGTGCGCCGTCTCCTCATCGCCCTGCCCACCTGGCTGTGGCTGGTCGCCGCAGCCTTCGCGGTCGGCGCGCTCGTCGCGCTGGGCTGACCAGCCGTCGCTGGCGTCCCCGGCCGGGCGGGCGCATGCTGGAGGTGCCATGCGACGCACGGACAGCAGGTTCGTCGACCGCGTCGCGGCCGGGCGCAGGCTCGCGGAGGAACTCACCGGCGCCCGCCTCGGCGACGTGGTGGTGGCAGGTCTGCCCCGCGGCGGGGTTCCCGTCGCTGCGGAGATCGCCCGGGCGCTGGACGCACCACTCGACGTCGTCGTCGTCCGCAAGCTCGGGGTGCCGTGGCAGCCCGAGGTGGCGATGGGCGCCGTCGGCGAGGACGGGACGGTCGTGGTCAACCCGCGCATCGTCGCGCAGGTGAGCGAGCCAGAGGTCGCGGCGGTGACCGCACGGGAGCGCGACGAGGTGGCTCGGCGCCTCAGGGCTTGGCGCGGCGACGGCGGTGCCGACGTGCACGGGCGCACGGTCGTGCTGGTCGACGACGGCATCGCCACCGGCGCGACCGCCCGCGCGGCCGTGGCGGTGCTGCGGGCCCGCGGTGCCGCCCGGGTCGTCCTGGCCGTCCCGGTCGCCGCCGCGGACTCCCTCGAGGCGCTGCGTCCGCTCGTCGACGACATCGTGTGCCTGCTCGTGCCTGACGAGCTCTACGCCGTCGGTGCCTGGTACGACGACTTCCGCCAGGTCGACGACGCCGTCGTCCGTGAGCTCCTCGACGCCGCCCGCACCCGCCGGGCTGCCGGCACCGGCCAGGCGGTCGACACCGGCGGTGCGGCCGACACCGGCGGGGCCGGTACCGCGGACGGCGGGGGCACCACCGAGGAGTCGGTCGAGACCTCCGCCGGGCTGCTGCCCGCCCTCCTCACCGTGCCTGACGGTGCCGCGGGGCTCGTGCTCTTCGCCCACGGTTCCGGCAGCAGCCGGCTCAGCCCGCGCAACGCGCAGGTGGCGCGGATGCTCCAGGGCGCCGGGCTCGCCACCGCACTGCTCGACCTGCTCACGCCGGCCGAGGCAGGCGACCGCGCCCGGGTCTTCGACATCCCGCTGCTCGCCGGGAGGCTGCTCGACGCCACGAGGTGGGCCGCCACCCGTCCCGAGCTCGCCGAGCTGACGCTGGGCTACTTCGGCGCCAGCACCGGGGCCGGCGCCGCCCTGTGGGCCGCGGCCGAGCATCCCGCCCGGCTGCGCGCCGTCGTCTCCCGCGGCGGGCGACCCGACCTGGCGGAGGAGCGCCTGCCGGCCGTGCGGGCACCCACACTCCTCATCGTCGGCGCCCGCGACACAGAGGTCCTCGCGCTGAACCGGCAGGCCCGCGCGGGACTGACCTGCCCCAGCGAGCTGACCACGGTGCCTGGCGCGACGCACCTGTTCGAGGAACCGGGCACCCTGGAGGTGGCGGGCCGGCTCGCCGTGGCGTGGTTCCGCCGTCACCTTGAGGCCGGTGGGCAGAACCACGGCGCCGCGGCCGGCCGCATCCCGTAACCTTGACGTTCGTGGCCACCGACTTCTCGCTCGAGATCCAGCACCTCCGCAGCACGTTCGAGTCCATCCGGGCCGTGACGGACCCGGAGGCGCTGCGCGCCACGATCGCCGAGCTCTCCGAGCAGGCCGCCGCGCCGAACCTGTGGGACGACCCAGAGGCGGCCCAGGCGGTCACCTCCCGGCTCTCCCACGCCCAGTCTGAGCTCGAGCGCGTCGAGAAGATGGGTGAGCGCATCGACGACCTCGAGGCCCTCGTCGAGCTGGGCCAGGAGGAGGAGGGCGCCGACGCGGACGCGTTCCTGACCGACGCCGAGGCCGAGCTCACCGCCATCCGCAAGGCCCTCAGCGAGCTCGAGGTCCGCACGCTGCTGGCCGGCGAGTACGACCAGCGCGAGGCAGTCATCTCCATCCGGGCCGGCGCGGGCGGCGTGGACGCCGCCGACTTCGCCGAGATGCTGCTGCGCATGTACCTGCGCTGGGCCGAGCGGCACGGCTACCCGACGGCGGTACTCGACACCTCCTACGCGGAGGAGGCCGGCCTGAAGTCGGTCACCTTCGAGGTCAAGGCCCCCTACGCCTTCGGCACCCTCTCGGTCGAGGCCGGCACGCACCGCCTCGTGCGGATCTCTCCGTTCGACAACCAGGGCCGGCGTCAGACCTCCTTCGCCGCCGTGGAGGTCATCCCGCTGATCGAGCAGACCGACCACGTCGACATCCCCGAGCACGAGATCAAGGTCGACGTCTTCCGGTCCTCCGGCCCGGGCGGGCAGTCCGTGAACACCACCGACTCCGCCGTGCGCATGACACACATCCCCACCGGGATCGTGGTGTCGATGCAGAACGAGAAGTCCCAGATCCAGAACCGTGCCGCCGCGCTGCGCGTGCTGCAGTCGCGCCTGCTGCTGGTGCGCCAGCAGGAGGAGAACGCCACGAAGAAGGCGATGGCCGGCGACGTCAAGGCCTCGTGGGGCGACCAGATGCGCTCCTACGTGCTCCAGCCGTACCAGATGGTCAAGGACCTGCGCACCGAGCACGAGTCGGGCAACCCGTCCGCCGTGTTCGACGGCGAGATCGACGACTTCATCGACGCCGGCGTCCGCTGGCGCAAGAGCCAGCAGCAGCAGACCGCCGACGTGTGACCGGGGTCCCGCCCCTCGTGTGACCGGGGTCCCGCCGTCGTTCAAGCGGCGGCGCGGCGTGTCTGCGCCGGGCCGACGGCCGGTCGTGCCTAGTCTCGAAGCAGGCCAGAGCACCGCTTCCCCCACCGTCGAGACTGGCCACCCCCAACGTGATCAGATTCGAGAAGGTCTCCAAGGTCTACGCTCGTGGCGCCCGGCCGGCGCTGGACGAGATCAGCATGGAGGTCGAGCGCGGCGAGTTCGTCTTCCTGGTCGGTTCGTCCGGCTCGGGCAAGTCGACCTTCCTGCGCCTGGCGCTGCGCGAGGAGCGCCCCACGGCCGGGAAGGTGTACGCCCTGGGGCGTGACCTCGCCCAGGTCTCCCGCTGGAAGGTGCCGCACCTGCGCCGTCGCATCGGCACGGTCTTCCAGGACTTCCGGCTGCTGCCCAAGAAGACCGTCTTCGACAACGTCGCCATCGCCCTGCAGGTGATAGGCAAGCCGCGCCACCACATCCTCACCACCGTCCCGGAGACCCTCGAGCTCGTGGGGCTGGAAGGCAAGGAGAAGCGCCTGCCGCACGAGCTCTCCGGTGGCGA
This window of the Georgenia yuyongxinii genome carries:
- a CDS encoding SIMPL domain-containing protein, whose protein sequence is MPTTIAVTGEFEVRRAAERGTVRLSLGFEGPSREDVVERCARLHAEIGEGLSARHDPADGPVTEWSSDQLRVWGERPWNQEGTQLPVVFHAAAGASATFADVTALSAWLTEVSLVDGVTVEGVTWDLTEQTRAAVTEEARRGAVAAAVHKAGVYAAAVGLADVRVTAVADPGLLADGGPPVPREKEVRMAAFAMEAAPGLDLRPAEITVDALVHARFDAG
- a CDS encoding DUF6529 family protein, translated to MSTTAGTTRAGRPINRAGLVAALALGAGVAVAVGVYAGVHTPAERPLFTLGFSGMLQMKAWLTTAAAVLLVVQLVTALGMWGRLPGARRSRAALALTHRYSGTAAFVLTLPVAVHCLWSLGFAATSPRVVVHGLAGSLFYGAFATKMLGLRLRRLPGWTLPVLGGTVLALLVLLWLTSALWFFTRPGVPRT
- a CDS encoding Rieske (2Fe-2S) protein, with protein sequence MPVPPLTRRSALRGLVLAAAAGVAGFVVARRSGAGEPLAPGARANAYGPEPATPGRLLVPVADVPAGGGVVLSGPRVVVTRDGDIHAFSAVCTHQGCTVATVADGVITCPCHGSRFDAATGAVVGGPATRPLPVVPVEIRDGDVVAT
- a CDS encoding phosphoribosyltransferase family protein, producing the protein MRRTDSRFVDRVAAGRRLAEELTGARLGDVVVAGLPRGGVPVAAEIARALDAPLDVVVVRKLGVPWQPEVAMGAVGEDGTVVVNPRIVAQVSEPEVAAVTARERDEVARRLRAWRGDGGADVHGRTVVLVDDGIATGATARAAVAVLRARGAARVVLAVPVAAADSLEALRPLVDDIVCLLVPDELYAVGAWYDDFRQVDDAVVRELLDAARTRRAAGTGQAVDTGGAADTGGAGTADGGGTTEESVETSAGLLPALLTVPDGAAGLVLFAHGSGSSRLSPRNAQVARMLQGAGLATALLDLLTPAEAGDRARVFDIPLLAGRLLDATRWAATRPELAELTLGYFGASTGAGAALWAAAEHPARLRAVVSRGGRPDLAEERLPAVRAPTLLIVGARDTEVLALNRQARAGLTCPSELTTVPGATHLFEEPGTLEVAGRLAVAWFRRHLEAGGQNHGAAAGRIP
- the prfB gene encoding peptide chain release factor 2, producing MATDFSLEIQHLRSTFESIRAVTDPEALRATIAELSEQAAAPNLWDDPEAAQAVTSRLSHAQSELERVEKMGERIDDLEALVELGQEEEGADADAFLTDAEAELTAIRKALSELEVRTLLAGEYDQREAVISIRAGAGGVDAADFAEMLLRMYLRWAERHGYPTAVLDTSYAEEAGLKSVTFEVKAPYAFGTLSVEAGTHRLVRISPFDNQGRRQTSFAAVEVIPLIEQTDHVDIPEHEIKVDVFRSSGPGGQSVNTTDSAVRMTHIPTGIVVSMQNEKSQIQNRAAALRVLQSRLLLVRQQEENATKKAMAGDVKASWGDQMRSYVLQPYQMVKDLRTEHESGNPSAVFDGEIDDFIDAGVRWRKSQQQQTADV
- the ftsE gene encoding cell division ATP-binding protein FtsE, which gives rise to MIRFEKVSKVYARGARPALDEISMEVERGEFVFLVGSSGSGKSTFLRLALREERPTAGKVYALGRDLAQVSRWKVPHLRRRIGTVFQDFRLLPKKTVFDNVAIALQVIGKPRHHILTTVPETLELVGLEGKEKRLPHELSGGEQQRVAIARAMVNRPQLLMADEPTGNLDPTTSIGIMRLLDRINRTGTTIIMATHDDEIVDQMRKRVVELAGGVMVRDQSRGVYGAAR